In Leptospira sp. WS58.C1, a single genomic region encodes these proteins:
- the rimP gene encoding ribosome maturation factor RimP encodes MYALMVSQRPNHTLIEVELDHLEHPYGSVSLLECEQVSRKLNEELERISPDLNYTLKVSSAGAERKLVIPEDLDRFRGIPVRLVFKAEGSGDKEGIFKILDRKEDRIFLEPFSKRKAKGSKKKEVILELKDILKGNLYVSI; translated from the coding sequence CTGTATGCACTCATGGTTAGCCAAAGGCCAAACCATACGCTGATCGAGGTAGAGCTGGATCACCTCGAGCACCCGTACGGTTCCGTCAGCCTTCTGGAATGTGAGCAAGTTTCCAGAAAACTGAATGAAGAGTTGGAACGGATCTCACCGGATCTGAACTATACTCTCAAGGTTTCTTCCGCCGGTGCGGAAAGAAAACTGGTGATTCCCGAGGATCTGGATAGATTCCGTGGAATACCGGTACGACTCGTCTTTAAAGCGGAAGGGTCGGGCGATAAGGAAGGAATCTTTAAGATTCTGGATAGGAAAGAAGACAGGATTTTTTTAGAGCCGTTTTCCAAAAGGAAGGCCAAAGGTTCTAAAAAAAAGGAAGTCATTCTGGAATTGAAGGATATACTGAAAGGAAATTTGTACGTAAGTATTTGA
- a CDS encoding LIC_12708 family protein: MQNSSTSKIGTSSVRKYLSFFLCSILVIGACSKFRVDDYNPYLYGRVKLGKDLKELQVSIVNRVPTNVPNQVAVASGVIYVPDFEQSLIKAFNSDGDLKFVIGNSKEKQDKVKNFNVKLGRIGLVTVSDNDDIYVQSRVSKEDAKSDKVAENIYAKKSGEFRTDAEEAIPSVILKINDSGKLSQTIYADGTGGSIPFGYVERMEAGNNDLLFVFHRHNGAMRLSVFDELGKLKQKVEGIDFKDSLNQGEAYTWYVDSFFSHPDGEYILGSFSFYETKSGRFKNRKILKYELKDKRIIPIKEIQDPSETLYWVLNNDNFFIWETEVEEGNSIRLQVHDEDGNHVNNIRLNYPPPRGLWRETWMDTNDEIYSMKIRSGYLEIHKWK, from the coding sequence ATGCAAAATTCCTCCACTTCCAAGATCGGGACCTCATCTGTCCGCAAATACCTTTCCTTTTTCTTATGTTCTATCTTAGTGATAGGGGCTTGTTCCAAATTCCGAGTGGATGATTACAATCCATATCTATATGGAAGAGTTAAATTAGGAAAAGATCTAAAAGAATTACAAGTGAGTATAGTCAATCGGGTTCCGACGAACGTTCCGAACCAAGTAGCTGTCGCTTCCGGAGTAATTTACGTTCCGGACTTCGAACAATCTTTGATCAAAGCATTCAACTCCGACGGTGATCTCAAGTTTGTGATCGGTAATTCCAAAGAAAAACAGGACAAGGTCAAAAATTTCAATGTCAAATTAGGAAGGATCGGATTAGTTACCGTTTCCGACAACGATGATATTTATGTTCAGTCCAGAGTTTCCAAAGAAGATGCAAAGTCGGACAAAGTAGCTGAGAATATTTACGCTAAAAAATCCGGAGAATTCCGCACGGACGCGGAAGAAGCCATTCCTTCCGTGATATTAAAAATAAACGATTCCGGAAAACTTTCTCAAACGATCTATGCGGACGGTACGGGAGGTTCTATTCCTTTCGGATATGTGGAAAGAATGGAAGCCGGAAATAACGATCTATTATTCGTATTTCATAGACACAACGGAGCGATGAGGCTTAGCGTTTTTGACGAGTTAGGAAAATTAAAACAAAAGGTAGAAGGTATCGATTTCAAAGATTCTCTAAATCAAGGAGAGGCTTACACTTGGTATGTGGATTCATTCTTTTCGCATCCTGATGGAGAATATATACTCGGTTCCTTTAGTTTTTACGAAACCAAATCCGGAAGATTCAAAAATCGAAAGATCCTAAAATACGAACTTAAAGACAAGAGGATCATTCCGATAAAAGAGATCCAAGATCCGTCCGAAACGTTATACTGGGTCCTAAACAACGATAATTTTTTTATCTGGGAAACGGAAGTGGAAGAAGGAAATTCCATCCGGCTCCAAGTGCATGACGAGGACGGGAACCATGTGAATAATATCCGCCTAAACTATCCTCCTCCTCGCGGACTTTGGAGAGAAACTTGGATGGATACGAACGATGAAATCTATTCCATGAAGATCAGATCCGGTTATTTAGAGATCCATAAATGGAAATAA